The Bicyclus anynana chromosome 3, ilBicAnyn1.1, whole genome shotgun sequence genome has a window encoding:
- the LOC112058579 gene encoding programmed cell death protein 10: MTMGDELPVTSLVLPVLIRPVLSQLEKYDLGASQTLRAALTKAEAAVPGLNYDLVAGIMRRADIPVNMNESLLRLQGTLTEAECADLRLNRSEEAFQELNKKSSALKKILSRIPDEITDRKTFLETIKEIASAIKKLLDAVNEVSTYTPGTGKQALEQRKREFVKYSKRFSNTLKEYFKEGQANAVFVSALYLIYQTNQILFTVKNKSE; encoded by the exons ATGACAATGGGAGATGAATTGCCCGTCACTTCCTTGGTTTTGCCTGTTCTTATACGTCCTGTACTTTCTCAG CTTGAGAAATATGATTTGGGAGCCTCACAAACATTACGGGCTGCTCTTACGAAGGCTGAAGCTGCAGTGCCAGGACTTAACTATGACTTGGTGGCTGGCATCATGAGGAGAGCAGATATTCCTGTTAACATGAATGAAAGCTTGCTCCGGCTTCAAGGAACATTGACTGAGGCAGAAT gtGCAGATCTAAGATTGAATAGATCAGAAGAAGCTTTtcaagaattaaataaaaaatcatctgCATTGAAAAAGATTCTAAGCAGAATCCCTGATGAGATCACTGACAGAAAGACGTTCCTTGAGACTATTAA ggAAATAGCATCAGCTATTAAGAAATTACTGGATGCAGTGAATGAGGTATCAACATACACTCCTGGTACTGGAAAGCAAGCGCTGGAGCAAAGAAAAAGGGAATTTGTCAAATATTCAAAAAGGTTTTCCAACACACTAAAGGAGTACTTCAAAGAAGGACA AGCAAATGCTGTATTTGTGAGTGCACTCTACTTGATTTACCAAACCAATCAAATATTATtcactgtaaaaaataaatctgaatga
- the LOC112058580 gene encoding actin-related protein 2/3 complex subunit 5-B, whose protein sequence is MAKNTSSSAFRKIDIDQYNEDNFKEDEAEQAVPTGPDEGEVCALLNQARYVEALKHVLNNAPLGSTDQQVKDNALSLTLKVLIAVKSAQIEEVVGNLSLDDIDILMKYIYRGFEYPSEGSSGHLLLWHEKAFNIGGAGSIVRVLSDRMKV, encoded by the exons ATGGCGAAAAATACTTCAAGTTCCGCCTTCCGAAAAATTGATATAGATCAATACAATGAAGATAACTTCAAAGAGGACGAGGCTGAGCAAGCGGTGCCCACCGGACCAGATGAAGGCGAAGTGTGTGCATTACTCAACCA AGCTCGATATGTTGAAGCTCTTAAACATGTGTTAAACAATGCACCCCTGGGATCAACAGATCAACAAGTGAAG GATAATGCCCTGTCACTCACTCTAAAAGTATTAATTGCAGTGAAGTCAGCCCAAATTGAAGAAGTTGTTGGAAATTTATCACTTGACGATATTGACATTCTAATGAAATACATATATAGAGGGTTTGAATATCCATCAGAGGGTTCAAGTGGCCACCTTTTACTTTGGCATGAAAAAGCATTCAACATTGGAGGTGCTGGATCTATTGTCAGAGTTTTATCAGACAGAATGaaagtataa
- the LOC112058578 gene encoding uncharacterized protein LOC112058578 encodes MDLAKLIILFCCTTICLASHHTHVIPVEGYETELQDLGQHVEIPETPVKVVKITKTIAVKIPVPYPVKVVEKVPYPVHVNKPYPVPVPQIIKVPVAHHSHGQEALDVNHGNQFQDRQHNENSYHVQEQPSGAQEESYDGSANQSYEGGNNGNSYSAPNDGDYSAEGSPGYSQQPQDFHGSAADLDGHNSFESKSYDLAIQNYLNNLKPNGNYAGQGMYH; translated from the exons ATGGATCTAGCG aaattaataatattattctgcTGCACAACCATTTGTTTGGCGTCCCATCATACTCACGTGATACCCGTAGAGGGGTACGAAACGGAACTCCAGGATCTCGGGCAACACGTCGAAATACCAGAAACACCTGTAAAAGTGGTGAAGATTACGAAAACGATAGCAGTGAAAATTCCAGTTCCATACCCGGTGAAGGTCGTCGAGAAAGTGCCTTACCCGGTGCACGTTAACAAACCTTATCCAGTGCCGGTGCCGCAAATTATCAAAGTTCCGGTAGCGCACCATTCTCACGGACAAGAGGCGCTTGACGTCAACCACGGTAATCAATTTCAGGATCGCCAACATAACGAGAATTCTTACCACGTGCAAGAACAACCCAGTGGCGCACAAGAAGAATCATACGATGGGTCAGCAAATCAATCGTATGAAGGAGGCAATAACGGCAACAGTTACAGTGCCCCGAATGACGGAGACTATTCTGCAGAAGGGTCGCCTGGATATAGCCAACAACCTCAAGACTTTCATGGATCTGCCGCCGATCTAGATGGACACAATTCTTTTGAGTCTAAAAGTTACGACTTGGCTATTCAGAACTATCTGAACAATTTAAAGCCAAACGGCAATTACGCCGGTCAAGGTATGTATCATTAA
- the LOC112058572 gene encoding protein timeless → MEWILRSPQILNTFGSLGYALPEGYHINENCNSALESILENLLTENKLLRTYRRNLSIGQNIKKDLIPLLLNTKDDNTMELLIKIFVNLTIPVECLLPLDSVSKTDIGRHTIYEINNLLSSIKIAVTDHRVTKVVIDFLKKNSDTEPKTKLSIEQCTNISNTLLFLRNILHIPENVDYNSPTYSGPPHTVQNQLVWNLFSNSIDKVLIKLMTIPDAINWGVTMVQLIALFYKDQHVTTLHKLLNLWLEASLSESSEDNESNTSPPNRGSDDSSPMLTSDPTSDSSDTGASGKCNGEPNSVNNGWGNSTNCESEKQNFQPNNADSVPCISEGKNPRNFDHNSGVPCNNQKSRSKEATNIADGTQNTEKKIIISETSDCGYGTQIENQESISTSSNEDDIPEKKPVHQKPHTTKPRINNKVRAISVTLQERKRKKIVKRGKSNIINVQGLSHSTPTNDDISNVLKEFTVDFLLKGYNSLVRTLHSQILTNVQLEIDTSHFFWLVTYFLKFATQIELDLEHVCWVLSYEIISYLTAEGVNLCEQFELAIKLDGNDLKPSIRRLHLVVTAIREFVQAIEVYKKSAHICNNDKQQLDKLQVKMCESDELRSLLVLLLRYYNPKYHSKQYLQDLVVTNHILLMFMDSIMKLPDYKGTGTMADHIRQFCAPEIMYQYGLLLEDYEGNGEFVNDCIFTLMHHVGGDMGSLISLFQPKILKTFTLICKTEFEMCDDWTDLIDYVINTFVKKPCKPQSSLQLPIEMDIFDEKARLREMIVSPNHTEVFLPEKLILDEEKSAEPNNTIAWSEDELATLSWNYMQCNDLPDVVGEIVKMFKDDGIVKDRESVIKELYNQFIINKDQFDTLSKKESTKTMQDIKETRENEIGKLCEQLIQDGKSRSLDWVQTVLLEACAAKVYLDKMTAKTNHPSFLNDAHPFAYFLKKPKDLPVLSSVSYHSLILNRSIPLVPWNCQQAAICKDLKFLQLLHRLGLHMPVDTGKVFIRIPHFWTPDFLYEVAAKISPVDTSTLKFSLNDISQSSILNNSSQTSSFILPELSKGNALSPTPDNFYQINKKQNLFASIMNFTPTPGSSFSTTDENLSNPNWLEVVQKSQEYKISLDLGKSIIAEDEDEVMQVADEELHVSLEAKPRPLVTPAGPVTLMMSTIMSVKQETTNFTIGQAESDYCNNSVCDTASVASDLTRMYVSDEDDKPEPLLLAERSLKAARHELADMADSGASKRPRVDFSPPF, encoded by the exons ATGGAGTGGATTCTTCGAAGTCCTCAAATCCTTAACACCTTTGGTAGCCTGGGTTATGCTCTACCAGAAGGATATcacataaatgaaaattgtAACT CTGCTTTGGAGTCCATActtgaaaatcttttaacgGAAAACAAACTTTTGCGCACATATCGAAGGAATCTCAGCAttggacaaaatattaaaaaagaccTTATACCACTGTTGCTTAACACCAAAGATGACAATACAATGGAACTGCTGATTAAAATTTTCGTCAACTTGACAATTCCGGTCGAATGCTTACTACCGCTGGATTCGGTATCGAAAACCGATATAGGAAGACATAcaatatatgaaataaataatttgctctCTTCGATTAAAATAGCAGTCACCGATCACCGTGTTACAAAAGtcgttattgattttttaaaaaagaactcTGATACCGAACCAAAGACAAAGCTGTCTATAGAACAGTGTACAAACATAAGCAATACCCTTCTATTTCTGCGTAATATACTACACATACCGGAGAATGTCGATTACAACAGTCCCACGTACAGCGGTCCACCTCATACGGTTCAGAATCAGCTAGTGTGGAATTTATTCAGTAACAGTATTGACAAAGTTCTGATAAAATTGATGACAATTCCTGATGCG ATAAATTGGGGTGTAACAATGGTACAATTGATTGCACTCTTTTATAAAGATCAACATGTGACGACTTTGCATAAACTGCTAAACTTGTGGCTCGAAGCGTCACTCTCCGAAAGCTCTGAAGATAACGAAAGTAACACATCGCCACCAAATAGAG GCAGTGATGACTCCTCTCCTATGCTAACATCCGATCCGACATCGGATTCGTCAGACACGGGGGCCAGCGGGAAGTGCAACGGAGAGCCCAACTCAGTTAATAACGGCTGGGGCAACTCTACGAACTGTGAAAGTGAAAAACAAAACTTTCAGCCGAATAACGCTGATAGTGTTCCTTGTATTTCTGAAGGCAAGAATCCAAGAAACTTCGATCATAATAGCGGAGTACCTTGTAATAAT CAAAAGAGTCGCTCTAAAGAAGCCACAAATATTGCCGATGGTACACAAAATAccgaaaagaaaataattatatcggAAACCTCTGACTGCGGCTACGGTACGCAAATTGAAAACCAAGAATCGATATCAACTTCTAGCAATGAGGACGACATACCAGAGAAGAAACCAGTTCATCAAAAACCGCACACAACCAAGCCCAGAATAAATAACAAGGTGCGAGCAATTAGTGTGACTCTTCAAGAACGTAAAAGGAAGAAAATCGTGAAGAGGGGTAAATCTAACAT TATAAACGTACAAGGCTTGTCACACAGCACCCCAACTAACGACGATATATCGAATGTGTTGAAAGAGTTCACTGTTGATTTCCTCCTGAAGGGTTATAACTCGTTGGTTCGGACGCTGCACTCTCAAATATTGACGAATGTACAGCTAGAAATCGATACGTCTcattttttttggctggtgacgTATTTTTTGAAGTTTGCCACACAGATCGAATTGGACCTAGAACATGTCTGCTGGGTATTGTCATACGAGATCATATCGTATCTAACCGCCGAAGGAGTGAACTTGTGTGAGCAATTTGAACTAGCCATTAAGTTGGATGGAAACGACTTAAAGCCAAGTATAAGGAGACTTCATTTG GTTGTAACAGCCATCCGGGAATTCGTTCAAGCgattgaagtgtacaaaaaatcAGCGCATATTTGCAATAACGATAAACAGCAACTCGATAAATTGCAAGTTAAAATGTGCGAATCAGACGAATTGCGCTCGCTTTTAGTGTTGCTTTTGAGGTACTATAACCCAAAGTATCATTCTAAGCAGTATCTGCAG GATCTGGTCGTGACAAATCACATTCTACTGATGTTTATGGACAGTATCATGAAGTTGCCCGATTACAAGGGCACCGGCACTATGGCTGATCACATACGACA ATTTTGTGCCCCAGAGATAATGTATCAGTACGGTCTACTGTTGGAGGACTATGAGGGAAACGGTGAGTTCGTTAACGACTGTATATTCACGCTGATGCATCACGTGGGCGGTGACATGGGCAGCCTGATTTCGTTGTTCCAGCCGAAAATACTGAAAACATTTACATTAATTTGTAAGACGGAATTTGAAATGTGTGAC gaTTGGACcgatttaattgattatgtaataaatacatttgtgAAAAAACCTTGTAAACCACAAAGTTCATTACAACTTCCTATTGAAATGGACATTTTTGATGAGAAAGCAAGGCTGAGGGAGATGATAGTATCACCAAACCATACGGAAGTATTCTTACCGGAAAAATTGATACTGGACGAAGAAAAGTCTGCCGAACCCAATAATACTATCGC CTGGAGTGAAGACGAACTAGCGACACTGAGTTGGAACTATATGCAGTGTAATGATTTGCCCGACGTGGTCGGTGAAATTGTGAAGATGTTCAAAGACGACGGGATCGTAAAAGACCGCGAGTCCGTTATCAAAGAGTTGTACAATCAATTCATAATAAACAAAGATCAGTTCGACACGCTTTCGAAAAAAGAGTCTACTAAGACTATGCAAGACATCAAAGAAACCCGCGAGAACGAAATCGGCAAACTGTGTGAGCAACTCATACAGGACGGGAAGTCTCGATCCTTAGATTGGGTTCAAACGGTTCTTTTGGAAGCGTGTGCCGCCAAAGTGTATTTAGACAAGATGACCGCGAAAACTAATCATCCAAGTTTTTTGAACGACGCACACCCGTTTGCGTATTTTTTGAAAAAGCCCAAAGATTTGCCAGTTTTGTCGTCGGTATCCTACCATTCATTGA TTCTGAACCGCTCTATACCACTGGTTCCATGGAATTGCCAGCAAGCCGCCATTTGCAAAGATTTGAAGTTTTTGCAACTTTTACACAGACTAGGACTTCACATGCCGGTGGACACTGGAAAAGTTTTTATAAGAATACCTCATTTTTGGACACCGGATTTCCTATATGAAGTTGCTGCCAAAATTTCGCCCGTAGATACTT cAACATTGAAATTTTCCCTAAACGACATATCACAAAGCAGCATACTGAACAATTCGTCTCAAACAAGCAGTTTCATCTTGCCGGAACTCTCGAAAGGCAATGCACTGTCGCCGACGCCTGACAACTTCTACCAAATTAACAAAAAGCAAAATCTCTTTGCATCGATTATGAATTTCACACCCAC GCCGGGTTCGTCTTTTTCCACCACAGATGAAAATTTGAGCAATCCAAACTGGTTGGAAGTTGTACAAAAGTCACAAGAATACAAAATCTCTTTAGATTTAGGAAA GTCAATAATCGCGGAGGACGAAGACGAGGTCATGCAAGTTGCGGACGAGGAATTGCACGTGTCTCTGGAGGCGAAACCGCGGCCGCTCGTGACTCCGGCGGGCCCCGTGACTCTCATGATGTCCACAATCATGAGCGTTAAGCAGGAGACCACCAACTTTACCATCGGACAAGCTGAATCGGACTATTGCAATAACAG CGTGTGCGACACGGCGTCCGTGGCGTCCGACCTCACGCGCATGTACGTGTCCGACGAGGACGACAAGCCGGAGCCGCTGCTGCTGGCCGAGCGCTCGCTGAAGGCGGCGCGACACGAGCTCGCCGACATGGCGGACTCCGGCGCCAGCAAACGGCCGCGCGTCGACTTCTCACCGCCATTCTAA